The proteins below come from a single Hyphomicrobium denitrificans ATCC 51888 genomic window:
- a CDS encoding acyl-[ACP]--phospholipid O-acyltransferase: protein MFSHLMASRRFAPLFWSQLLAALNDNLLKNALAMLVVYRLAMENGPAIGTLAGAALIVPFFLFSALAGQYADKFDKARVAARVRLFEIPIALAAAVGFLLPSVPLLFVALILFGTLSAFFGPVKYGLLPTHLELKELPAGNALIEGATFIAILLGTIGGNFASGGDREIGLVAAAIVAISIAGWLCARLIPAAPSTVSDLVVDKNIVTSTVTLIKDLRSDRRIWQGALITSWFWLVGAVVLALLQNLIPHTLNGAPSVYTLALFTFAVSVAAGSMVAASASKNRPNLALVPIGALLMGLFLIDLALLASRITPAPQPIGVSELLASFSGIHMLLDLAGIAFAGGLFIVPSFAAVQAWSPVERRSRVIAGCNVLSAAFMTFAGLAVATLQYEKVSVALLYAGIGVANLIVVALVLRAWGAEGVKDVGVFLFKTLFGLEVKGLENLPAPGEKAIIAPNHVSLLDAALMHALLPSHATFAIDTGMANTWWVKPFLKLAKSYAIDPTRPLGMRHLIQDVKDGSSLVIFPEGRLTVTGGLMKVYDGTAMIADKADAPVIPVRIDGLERSHFGYLSKAQTKKAWFPKTTVTILPPVKLNIDPNLRGKQRRLAAGAALQDVMTDSAVLTTPIDQTLFEALVQARHTRDTGKPAIQDPLGTKLSYKKLIVGAQVLGAKLAPMLPEPGQSVGVLLPNSAGVAVTFFALQTTGRVPAMLNFTAGAANVIAACKAANVTVVLTSRVFVEKGHFEPLVQAISTVARIIYLEDVRATVTFADKIKGLAQGGKPQVERDCNAPAAILFTSGSEGLPKGVVLSHRNLLANCAQSLTRVACNGSDKVFNALPVFHSFGLTAGLLMPLVAGVPVYLYPTPLHYRIIPELVYGSNATIMFGTDTFLAGYARVAHPYDFARVRLVLAGAEAVKERTRQLYMDRFGVRILEGYGVTETAPVLAINTPLANKAGTVGRLSPLMQARLDPVPGIEMGGRLYVRGPNVMLGYYRTENPGVLEPPSNGWYDTGDIVEIDAQGFITIKGRAKRFAKIAGEMVSLSAVEALAAELWPTLITLVVALPDARKGERLALLTTDPKCTREAFIQFARRKGATELMIPADILVVSKIPLLGSGKPDYVASLELAKKAIAEKAGSSAGAVEERAVTSAV, encoded by the coding sequence ATGTTTTCGCACCTGATGGCTTCCCGCCGCTTTGCTCCGCTGTTCTGGAGCCAGCTGCTCGCGGCGTTGAACGACAACCTCCTCAAGAACGCGCTGGCGATGCTGGTCGTCTATCGCCTCGCAATGGAAAACGGTCCGGCGATCGGGACGCTGGCGGGCGCGGCGCTGATCGTGCCGTTTTTTCTATTTTCCGCGCTCGCAGGTCAATATGCCGATAAGTTCGATAAAGCGCGGGTGGCGGCGCGCGTCAGACTGTTCGAAATCCCGATCGCGCTGGCGGCGGCCGTCGGGTTTCTGCTGCCTTCGGTGCCGTTGCTATTCGTGGCACTGATCCTGTTCGGAACGCTCAGCGCTTTCTTCGGGCCGGTGAAATACGGACTGCTGCCGACGCATCTCGAACTTAAGGAGCTTCCGGCGGGCAACGCGCTGATCGAAGGCGCGACGTTCATCGCGATCCTGCTCGGCACGATCGGTGGCAATTTTGCTTCCGGAGGCGACCGGGAGATCGGCCTCGTCGCCGCCGCCATCGTCGCGATCTCGATCGCGGGCTGGCTGTGCGCGCGACTTATTCCTGCAGCGCCGTCGACAGTTTCAGACCTTGTCGTCGACAAAAACATCGTCACGTCGACGGTGACGCTCATCAAGGACCTGCGCAGCGACAGGCGCATCTGGCAGGGCGCGCTCATCACGTCCTGGTTCTGGCTTGTCGGCGCAGTCGTGCTGGCGCTGTTGCAGAACCTCATTCCGCACACGCTGAACGGCGCTCCCTCGGTCTACACGCTCGCGCTCTTTACATTCGCGGTATCGGTCGCGGCGGGATCGATGGTCGCCGCAAGCGCAAGCAAGAACCGTCCGAATCTGGCACTCGTTCCGATCGGCGCGCTGCTGATGGGCCTGTTCCTCATCGATCTCGCGCTGCTGGCGTCGCGGATCACGCCAGCGCCGCAACCGATCGGCGTTTCGGAACTGCTGGCGTCGTTCAGCGGCATTCACATGCTGCTCGATCTCGCAGGCATCGCGTTTGCAGGCGGACTTTTCATCGTGCCGTCGTTCGCCGCCGTGCAGGCGTGGTCGCCCGTCGAGCGCCGCTCGCGCGTAATCGCCGGATGTAATGTGCTTTCGGCTGCATTCATGACGTTCGCTGGACTCGCGGTCGCAACGCTTCAATACGAGAAAGTCTCCGTTGCGCTGCTCTATGCGGGCATCGGCGTTGCCAATCTCATCGTCGTTGCGCTCGTCTTGCGCGCGTGGGGCGCGGAGGGCGTCAAGGATGTCGGCGTCTTCCTGTTCAAGACGTTGTTCGGCCTGGAGGTGAAGGGCCTCGAGAATCTTCCCGCTCCCGGCGAGAAGGCGATCATCGCGCCCAATCACGTCAGTCTTCTCGATGCGGCCTTGATGCATGCGCTGCTGCCGTCGCATGCGACGTTCGCCATCGACACCGGCATGGCGAATACGTGGTGGGTGAAGCCGTTCCTGAAGCTCGCCAAATCCTACGCCATCGATCCGACGCGGCCGCTCGGCATGCGGCATCTCATTCAGGACGTGAAGGACGGCTCGTCGCTCGTCATTTTCCCCGAAGGGCGGCTGACGGTCACCGGCGGCCTGATGAAAGTCTACGATGGCACCGCGATGATCGCGGACAAGGCGGATGCGCCGGTCATTCCGGTGCGCATCGACGGCCTCGAGCGCTCGCATTTCGGATACCTGAGCAAAGCGCAAACCAAAAAGGCGTGGTTTCCGAAAACGACGGTGACGATCCTGCCGCCGGTCAAGCTGAACATCGATCCGAACCTGCGCGGCAAGCAACGGCGCTTGGCGGCGGGCGCGGCTTTGCAGGACGTGATGACGGACTCCGCAGTTCTGACGACGCCGATCGACCAGACGCTGTTCGAGGCGCTCGTGCAGGCGCGACACACGCGCGACACCGGAAAGCCCGCGATCCAGGACCCGCTCGGCACAAAGCTTTCGTACAAGAAGCTCATCGTTGGAGCCCAAGTGCTGGGTGCGAAGCTCGCGCCGATGCTGCCGGAGCCCGGACAATCGGTCGGCGTGCTTCTGCCGAATTCGGCCGGCGTCGCGGTGACGTTCTTCGCCCTTCAAACGACCGGTCGCGTTCCGGCGATGCTGAACTTCACGGCTGGCGCCGCGAATGTCATCGCGGCGTGCAAAGCGGCAAACGTCACTGTGGTTCTGACCTCGCGCGTGTTCGTCGAGAAGGGGCATTTCGAACCGCTCGTGCAGGCGATCAGCACGGTCGCGCGGATCATCTATCTCGAAGACGTGCGCGCGACCGTTACGTTCGCCGATAAGATCAAAGGCCTGGCGCAAGGCGGCAAGCCGCAGGTCGAGCGCGACTGCAATGCACCGGCTGCGATCCTATTCACGTCAGGGTCGGAAGGTTTGCCCAAGGGCGTCGTTCTTTCCCACCGAAATCTGCTCGCCAACTGCGCGCAAAGCCTGACGCGCGTCGCGTGCAACGGCAGCGACAAGGTTTTCAACGCGCTGCCGGTGTTTCATTCGTTCGGTCTGACGGCCGGACTGCTGATGCCGCTGGTCGCGGGCGTGCCGGTCTATCTCTATCCGACGCCGCTGCACTACCGCATCATTCCGGAACTCGTCTACGGCTCGAACGCGACGATCATGTTCGGTACGGATACGTTCCTCGCCGGATATGCGCGCGTTGCGCATCCTTATGACTTTGCGCGCGTGCGCCTCGTGCTCGCAGGCGCGGAAGCCGTCAAGGAACGAACGCGACAGCTCTACATGGACCGCTTCGGCGTGCGCATTCTCGAGGGCTACGGCGTGACCGAAACTGCGCCTGTGCTCGCCATCAACACGCCGCTCGCCAACAAGGCCGGCACCGTCGGCCGCCTGTCGCCGCTGATGCAGGCGCGTCTCGATCCTGTGCCGGGAATAGAGATGGGCGGGCGGCTTTACGTGCGCGGACCGAACGTGATGCTCGGCTATTATCGCACCGAGAATCCCGGCGTTCTCGAACCGCCTTCCAACGGCTGGTACGATACCGGCGACATCGTCGAAATCGATGCGCAAGGCTTCATCACGATCAAGGGCCGAGCGAAGCGGTTCGCGAAAATCGCGGGCGAGATGGTGTCGCTGTCGGCGGTCGAGGCGCTGGCTGCCGAGCTTTGGCCGACCTTGATCACCCTCGTCGTAGCGCTTCCCGACGCGCGCAAGGGGGAACGGTTGGCCCTGCTGACGACCGATCCAAAGTGCACGCGCGAGGCGTTCATTCAGTTCGCGCGGCGCAAGGGAGCGACGGAGCTGATGATCCCCGCCGATATTCTTGTCGTCAGCAAAATTCCGCTGCTCGGCTCGGGTAAGCCGGACTATGTCGCGTCGCTCGAACTGGCGAAAAAGGCGATAGCGGAAAAGGCTGGATCAAGCGCCGGGGCTGTCGAAGAGCGGGCTGTCACGTCGGCCGTCTGA
- a CDS encoding FAD-dependent oxidoreductase yields the protein MLSKLSIAVVGAGITGLWQAFTHARAGHRVRLVERSSEPFSSCASRLAAAMIAPECEAEGAPPIVRDLGRESIALWHKAYPATVVNGTLVVAPPRDGADLTRFEQMTERHEVVAAQRIAKLEPDLAGRFERGLFYPDEAHVVATEALRWLLSEGRALGVTTEFGQPYKPNGEDVTIDCRGIGARQDIPSLRGVRGERILIQSRELGLSRPVRLLHPRQSIYIVPQGDGRYVIGASLLEREDDIPMTVKSALDLLGSAYALHPAFGEASILDMGAGIRPAFPDNIPRAIIEDGGKTIRVNGTYRHGFLLAPALAKAVSGFLSDGRRDSPLFDSPGA from the coding sequence ATGTTGAGCAAACTATCAATAGCTGTTGTCGGCGCCGGCATCACAGGACTCTGGCAGGCCTTTACGCACGCACGCGCGGGCCATCGTGTTCGCCTCGTCGAGCGAAGCAGCGAGCCTTTTTCCTCCTGCGCGAGTCGCTTGGCGGCGGCGATGATTGCCCCCGAATGCGAGGCAGAGGGCGCACCGCCAATCGTTCGCGATCTCGGCCGCGAAAGTATCGCGCTGTGGCACAAGGCTTATCCCGCGACCGTCGTCAACGGCACGCTCGTCGTCGCGCCGCCGCGTGATGGCGCCGACCTCACCCGCTTCGAACAGATGACCGAACGGCACGAGGTCGTTGCCGCGCAGCGCATCGCGAAGCTCGAACCGGATCTCGCCGGACGCTTCGAGCGCGGGCTCTTCTATCCGGACGAAGCCCACGTCGTGGCGACGGAAGCACTGCGATGGCTGCTGTCTGAAGGACGCGCGCTGGGCGTGACGACCGAGTTCGGCCAGCCTTACAAACCCAACGGCGAGGATGTGACGATCGATTGCCGCGGAATTGGCGCAAGGCAAGATATTCCGTCGCTTCGCGGTGTCCGCGGTGAGCGCATTCTTATTCAATCGCGCGAACTCGGCTTGTCGCGCCCAGTGCGGCTACTGCATCCGCGCCAGTCGATCTACATCGTGCCGCAGGGCGACGGCCGATACGTTATCGGCGCAAGTTTGCTGGAGCGCGAGGACGACATTCCGATGACGGTGAAGTCGGCGCTCGATCTCCTGGGCTCCGCTTACGCATTGCACCCTGCATTCGGCGAAGCGTCGATCCTCGACATGGGCGCGGGCATCCGGCCAGCCTTCCCGGACAACATCCCGCGCGCGATCATCGAAGACGGCGGCAAGACGATCCGTGTGAACGGCACCTACCGCCACGGATTTCTTCTCGCGCCCGCGCTGGCAAAAGCCGTGTCTGGATTTCTGTCAGACGGCCGACGTGACAGCCCGCTCTTCGACAGCCCCGGCGCTTGA
- the ggt gene encoding gamma-glutamyltransferase gives MTFRVLAALLCLLAGASASAAEQIRPAPEGPSATTAKSLVVAQRQMIVAADPLAAEAGREIMRQGGSAADAAIAAELVLGLVEPQSSGLGGGAFLVYWDAQSRSLATFDGRETAPAAAKPDRFLRDGKPMPFEAAVRSGLSVGVPGLMRTLEAVHRRFGKLSWASLFAPAIKLAEEGFAVSPRLAALLAASKAENFSAGARARFFDENDTPIPAGDVMTNAAYAATLKAIAEKGADAFYSGPIADAIVKAVQGATSIPGDMTAADLAGYVAKERDPVCVDYRARKICGMGPPSSGAMTVGSVLKLIEPFPEVQGSAAMMSAPALHIIAEAEKLAYADRNRYIADPDRISVPSGLMDDAYLAERRKLIDLQKAMDKAEPGIPPGLAKKTFGKDFTNEVPGTTHMSIIDADGNALAMTATIESAFGSHLWAAGFFLNNELTDFSFVPFDEKGMPVANAVAGGKRPRSSMAPTIVLDAQGTPEIVTGSPGGSQIILYVVKTLVGLIDWGLDAQKSAALANFGSQGGAFIIEYSPYYVWPAFDLTAYGHAIGNATMTSGVHTIVRKDGHLEGGADPRREGVALGD, from the coding sequence ATGACTTTCCGAGTTCTGGCTGCTCTGTTGTGTCTCCTCGCGGGTGCGTCGGCCTCGGCGGCGGAGCAAATCCGGCCCGCACCGGAAGGTCCGTCCGCCACGACGGCGAAGTCTCTCGTCGTGGCGCAGCGGCAGATGATCGTCGCGGCCGACCCGCTCGCCGCCGAAGCCGGTCGTGAAATTATGCGCCAGGGCGGATCGGCGGCCGATGCGGCCATCGCGGCCGAACTCGTTCTCGGGCTTGTCGAACCTCAGTCCTCTGGTTTGGGCGGCGGCGCGTTTCTTGTTTATTGGGATGCGCAGTCGCGTTCGCTCGCGACATTCGATGGCCGCGAGACGGCACCCGCCGCCGCAAAGCCCGACCGCTTCCTGCGCGACGGCAAGCCGATGCCGTTCGAGGCGGCAGTGCGCTCAGGCCTGAGCGTCGGCGTTCCCGGCCTCATGCGTACCCTCGAGGCCGTCCACAGGCGCTTCGGAAAACTTTCCTGGGCGTCGCTCTTTGCGCCTGCGATCAAGCTTGCGGAGGAAGGCTTCGCGGTATCGCCGAGGCTCGCGGCTCTGCTCGCTGCAAGTAAAGCCGAAAACTTTTCCGCCGGGGCGCGCGCCCGCTTTTTCGACGAGAACGACACGCCGATCCCGGCAGGCGACGTGATGACGAATGCAGCTTACGCGGCGACGCTGAAGGCGATTGCCGAAAAGGGCGCAGATGCATTTTATTCCGGGCCGATCGCGGACGCGATCGTAAAGGCCGTCCAGGGTGCGACGAGCATTCCGGGCGATATGACGGCGGCCGACCTCGCAGGCTACGTCGCGAAGGAACGCGACCCCGTATGCGTTGACTACCGGGCCAGAAAAATCTGCGGCATGGGCCCGCCATCGTCTGGAGCGATGACGGTCGGCTCGGTTCTGAAGCTGATCGAACCGTTTCCTGAGGTGCAAGGCTCGGCCGCTATGATGAGTGCGCCCGCGCTCCACATCATCGCCGAAGCTGAAAAGCTCGCCTACGCCGATCGCAATCGCTACATCGCTGATCCAGACCGGATTTCGGTCCCGTCAGGGCTGATGGACGACGCCTATCTCGCCGAGCGCCGCAAGCTGATCGACCTGCAGAAGGCGATGGACAAAGCGGAGCCCGGTATCCCGCCAGGCCTGGCGAAGAAGACGTTCGGCAAGGACTTCACCAACGAGGTGCCAGGCACGACGCACATGTCGATCATCGACGCGGACGGCAACGCCCTCGCGATGACGGCAACCATCGAGAGCGCGTTCGGCTCGCACCTCTGGGCTGCAGGGTTCTTTTTGAACAACGAGCTGACCGATTTCTCCTTCGTACCCTTCGACGAAAAAGGCATGCCCGTCGCCAACGCCGTCGCGGGAGGCAAACGCCCGCGCAGCTCGATGGCGCCGACGATCGTGCTCGATGCGCAAGGCACGCCCGAGATCGTGACTGGATCGCCAGGCGGATCGCAGATCATCCTCTATGTCGTCAAAACGCTTGTGGGATTGATCGACTGGGGCCTCGACGCGCAGAAGTCCGCCGCCCTGGCGAATTTCGGAAGTCAAGGCGGAGCTTTTATCATCGAGTATTCTCCGTACTACGTCTGGCCCGCGTTCGATCTCACAGCCTACGGACACGCCATCGGCAATGCGACGATGACGTCTGGCGTCCACACGATCGTGCGCAAGGACGGACATCTGGAAGGCGGCGCTGATCCGCGTCGCGAAGGCGTGGCGCTCGGCGATTGA
- a CDS encoding cupin domain-containing protein produces MSYLNGRHIGLGIAALGLFAAGAASTRALDATTRVTQLLSTGKTVMDEPIVYPTGSPAKLTAAIVEMQPGAETGWHTHGVPLTGLILDGELTVDYGAKGTRTYKKGQSVAEAISIPHNGRNTGTGIMKLFVVYIGAEGAATSIPDKHH; encoded by the coding sequence ATGTCCTATTTGAACGGCCGTCACATCGGGCTTGGCATCGCCGCGCTCGGACTGTTTGCAGCCGGGGCCGCGAGCACGAGAGCCCTCGACGCGACGACGCGTGTGACCCAGCTTCTTTCGACCGGAAAAACGGTGATGGACGAGCCGATCGTCTATCCGACCGGCTCACCGGCAAAGCTCACGGCGGCAATCGTCGAAATGCAGCCGGGCGCGGAAACCGGGTGGCATACGCATGGCGTGCCGCTGACAGGACTGATCCTCGACGGCGAGTTGACGGTCGATTATGGCGCCAAGGGCACGCGAACGTATAAAAAAGGGCAGTCGGTCGCCGAAGCGATCAGCATTCCGCATAATGGCCGAAACACCGGCACTGGCATCATGAAGCTGTTCGTCGTGTACATCGGTGCCGAGGGCGCGGCGACTTCGATCCCCGACAAACATCATTAA
- a CDS encoding L,D-transpeptidase, with protein MTVKRRLSRVAVAALIMAGGLASTTSVQAEDLINFLWGGSEEYGGGRRVVSFDSKYKPGQIIVSFSDRRLYFITKQGEAITYPVAVPKGDARWQGVTSVTNKRVNPPWTPTPDMVRSNPRLPRWVPGGHPMNPLGIRALYLGSSTYRIHGTDAPWTIGQAVSSGCIRMTNQDVLDLYPRVPVGMRVTVTWQQFKTGSAISSKSYPRYGDDQAEKASSNSGYAQTMAPTRATYTQPQSNSNALFYSDDDAPPRTQRASVRSEEPSDSIYSGEGVDATIDEPIEQPAKKKTAAVSTQSEAKPVEPKKKKPAVVEKKSVSTPAPAHSRSVPDPVKPREAAPADPTPTKSSMVEHPAKSS; from the coding sequence ATGACCGTTAAACGCCGTTTGAGTCGAGTCGCCGTCGCCGCCCTGATCATGGCTGGGGGACTGGCCTCAACGACATCAGTCCAAGCCGAAGATCTCATCAATTTCCTTTGGGGCGGAAGCGAAGAATACGGTGGCGGACGTCGCGTGGTTTCCTTCGATTCGAAGTACAAGCCCGGGCAGATCATCGTCTCGTTTTCCGATCGCCGGCTGTATTTCATTACGAAGCAGGGCGAAGCGATCACCTATCCGGTCGCTGTTCCCAAGGGCGACGCGCGCTGGCAGGGCGTGACCTCCGTTACAAATAAGCGCGTCAATCCCCCTTGGACGCCGACTCCGGACATGGTGCGCTCAAATCCGCGCCTGCCGCGGTGGGTCCCTGGCGGTCATCCGATGAACCCGCTCGGCATTCGCGCCTTGTATCTCGGGTCCAGCACCTACCGCATTCACGGCACCGACGCGCCGTGGACGATCGGTCAGGCCGTCTCCAGCGGCTGCATCCGTATGACGAACCAGGACGTTCTCGATCTTTATCCGCGCGTGCCGGTCGGCATGCGTGTGACCGTCACTTGGCAGCAGTTCAAGACGGGATCGGCGATTTCCAGCAAATCCTATCCGCGTTACGGTGACGATCAGGCCGAAAAGGCATCGAGCAATAGCGGCTACGCGCAGACTATGGCGCCCACCCGCGCGACCTACACCCAGCCGCAGAGCAATTCGAACGCACTCTTCTATTCGGATGACGATGCGCCGCCGCGCACTCAGCGCGCCAGCGTTCGTTCGGAAGAGCCAAGCGACTCCATCTATTCAGGCGAGGGCGTCGATGCGACGATCGACGAACCCATCGAGCAGCCCGCGAAAAAGAAGACCGCGGCCGTCTCTACGCAATCCGAGGCTAAACCGGTCGAACCGAAGAAGAAGAAGCCTGCCGTCGTCGAGAAGAAGTCTGTTTCGACGCCGGCACCAGCTCACTCTCGCTCGGTTCCCGATCCGGTCAAGCCGCGCGAGGCCGCTCCGGCCGATCCGACGCCGACCAAATCGTCGATGGTCGAGCATCCGGCGAAATCATCCTGA
- the lipA gene encoding lipoyl synthase: MVTLLDTTDPKPRLRHPEKASRPDTPYLPKPPWLRVRAPGSQGFSHTHKIMRDHSLTTVCEEAACPNIGECWEKRHATMMIMGDICTRACAFCNVATGRPGQLDADEPARVGDAVARLGLEHVVVTSVDRDDLADGGAQHFSETIAAIRRLAPQTTIEVLTPDFLRKDGALDVVIAARPDVFNHNLETVPGLYPKIRPGARYFHSLRLLQRAKEIDARTFTKSGIMVGLGETREAVLQVMDDLRSADVDFLTIGQYLQPTRKHAAIERYVTPEEFEALATTAYAKGFLQVSASPLTRSSYHAGDDFRRLREAREARLAV; encoded by the coding sequence TTGGTAACGCTCCTCGATACGACCGACCCCAAGCCGCGCCTGCGTCATCCAGAAAAGGCGTCGCGGCCAGACACCCCGTATTTGCCGAAGCCACCTTGGCTGCGCGTTCGGGCGCCCGGCTCACAGGGTTTCTCGCACACGCATAAAATTATGCGCGATCACAGCCTCACTACGGTCTGCGAGGAAGCGGCCTGCCCCAACATCGGCGAATGCTGGGAGAAGCGTCACGCCACGATGATGATCATGGGCGACATCTGCACGCGTGCCTGCGCGTTCTGCAATGTCGCCACGGGACGGCCCGGGCAGCTTGATGCGGACGAGCCCGCGCGTGTCGGCGATGCGGTGGCGCGTCTCGGCCTCGAGCACGTCGTCGTCACATCGGTCGATCGCGATGATCTCGCCGACGGCGGAGCACAGCATTTCTCGGAAACGATCGCGGCAATCCGCAGGCTCGCGCCGCAGACGACCATCGAGGTTTTGACGCCCGATTTCCTGCGCAAGGACGGCGCGCTGGACGTGGTCATCGCCGCGCGTCCCGACGTGTTCAATCATAACCTCGAGACGGTCCCCGGCCTTTATCCGAAAATCCGACCCGGCGCGCGCTACTTCCATTCGCTGCGCCTGTTGCAGCGGGCGAAAGAAATCGATGCGCGGACGTTCACGAAGTCCGGCATCATGGTGGGGCTTGGCGAAACGCGCGAAGCCGTGTTGCAGGTGATGGATGACCTCCGGTCTGCCGACGTCGATTTCCTGACGATCGGGCAGTATCTGCAGCCGACGCGAAAGCACGCCGCTATCGAGCGCTACGTCACGCCGGAGGAGTTCGAGGCGCTGGCAACGACTGCTTATGCCAAGGGCTTCCTCCAGGTCTCAGCATCGCCGCTCACGCGCTCATCCTACCACGCGGGCGATGATTTTCGTCGTCTTCGGGAGGCGCGCGAGGCACGTCTCGCCGTCTAG
- the hyi gene encoding hydroxypyruvate isomerase: MPKFAANLSMLFTELPFLDRFDAAASAGFEGVEFLFPYEYETDDLAARLKANGLTQVLFNLSAGNWAAGDRGIAIYPNLTGEFRESVQRAVKYAKALGCKQLHCLAGTAPPGADHRQMRKTYIENLTFAAGALADEGMTLLIEAINTRDVPNYFLDSTAKAADVIESVGAPNLRLQYDVYHMQIMEGDLTPTIDKYLPLIGHVQIADTPGRHEPGTGEINFPFVFDHLDRIGYKGWIGCEYKPRSSTSDSLQWWRKLKAPTI, encoded by the coding sequence ATGCCGAAATTCGCGGCAAACCTGTCGATGCTCTTCACGGAGCTGCCGTTTCTCGACCGTTTCGACGCGGCGGCTTCGGCAGGCTTCGAGGGCGTCGAATTTCTCTTTCCCTATGAGTACGAGACCGACGATCTCGCCGCGCGCTTGAAGGCGAACGGGCTCACGCAAGTGCTGTTCAACCTTTCCGCGGGAAACTGGGCCGCCGGCGACCGGGGCATCGCGATCTATCCGAACTTGACCGGAGAATTTCGCGAAAGCGTTCAGCGCGCCGTCAAATACGCGAAGGCGCTCGGCTGCAAGCAGCTCCATTGCCTGGCGGGCACCGCGCCGCCCGGTGCCGATCACCGTCAAATGCGCAAAACCTACATCGAAAATCTGACGTTCGCGGCGGGCGCCCTTGCTGACGAGGGCATGACGCTCCTCATCGAAGCGATCAACACGCGCGACGTTCCGAATTACTTCCTCGACTCCACAGCGAAGGCGGCGGACGTCATTGAAAGCGTCGGTGCGCCCAATCTTCGGCTGCAATACGATGTCTATCATATGCAGATCATGGAAGGCGATCTGACGCCGACGATCGACAAATATCTGCCGCTCATCGGTCATGTGCAGATCGCCGATACGCCAGGGCGGCACGAGCCTGGAACGGGTGAGATCAACTTCCCGTTCGTGTTCGATCACCTCGACCGTATCGGCTACAAGGGCTGGATCGGCTGCGAATACAAACCTCGCTCGTCGACATCCGACAGCCTGCAGTGGTGGCGCAAACTGAAAGCGCCGACGATCTGA